In Bacillus sp. FJAT-45037, the following are encoded in one genomic region:
- the gerD gene encoding spore germination lipoprotein GerD, which produces MRKILHILIVFSLIVPLISCAAAEGSNNTPDYEGTKKMMVDMLKTDEGKKAIQEIMSDEEMRHDLVMDNAFVKQTIQETLTSEEGRTFWQDVMSDPEFAKTFAQSMQTENEKMLKGLMKDPEYQGMMVTVLQDPEMEETILEIMKSKEYRQQVMTVMSDAFESPYFSAKISELLTVIAKQQMEKQDPTSEEEKQKQEDEQKEEGGSSGTEQEEG; this is translated from the coding sequence ATGAGAAAAATTCTTCACATACTTATCGTATTCAGTCTGATCGTTCCTCTTATTAGTTGTGCTGCAGCTGAAGGAAGTAACAATACCCCCGATTACGAAGGTACGAAAAAAATGATGGTCGATATGCTTAAGACAGATGAAGGAAAAAAGGCCATTCAAGAAATCATGAGTGACGAGGAGATGCGTCATGATCTCGTCATGGATAATGCCTTTGTTAAACAGACGATACAAGAAACCTTAACCTCCGAAGAAGGGCGTACGTTTTGGCAAGATGTGATGAGTGACCCTGAATTTGCAAAAACCTTTGCTCAAAGCATGCAAACTGAAAACGAAAAAATGCTCAAAGGATTAATGAAAGATCCTGAATATCAAGGAATGATGGTAACAGTCCTTCAAGACCCTGAAATGGAAGAGACTATTCTTGAGATTATGAAATCCAAAGAATATAGACAACAAGTGATGACCGTTATGTCCGATGCATTTGAAAGTCCTTATTTTTCAGCAAAAATTAGTGAATTGTTAACAGTCATCGCTAAACAACAAATGGAAAAGCAAGACCCTACCTCTGAGGAGGAAAAACAGAAGCAAGAAGATGAACAAAAAGAAGAAGGCGGTAGTAGCGGAACGGAACAAGAAGAAGGTTAA
- the rplM gene encoding 50S ribosomal protein L13 yields the protein MRTTYMAKTNEVERRWFIVDAEGQTLGRLASEVASILRGKHKPTYTPHVDTGDHVIIINAGKIELTGNKLNNKIYYRHTNHPGGLKMTKAADMRANKPERMLELAIKGMLPKNTLGRKQGMKLHVYAGNEHKQQAQKPEVYELRG from the coding sequence ATGCGTACAACATATATGGCAAAGACCAACGAAGTTGAACGTAGGTGGTTTATTGTAGATGCTGAAGGCCAAACTCTTGGTCGTCTTGCTTCTGAAGTTGCTTCTATCCTTCGTGGTAAGCACAAACCAACTTACACTCCACACGTTGACACTGGTGATCACGTGATCATCATCAACGCTGGAAAAATTGAACTAACAGGTAACAAATTAAACAACAAGATTTACTACCGTCACACAAATCACCCAGGTGGTTTGAAAATGACTAAAGCTGCTGATATGCGTGCTAACAAGCCTGAGCGTATGCTTGAGCTTGCTATCAAGGGAATGCTTCCAAAGAACACGCTTGGACGTAAGCAAGGTATGAAACTACATGTTTATGCTGGTAACGAACACAAACAACAAGCTCAAAAACCAGAAGTTTACGAACTTCGCGGTTAA
- a CDS encoding YbaK family protein → MTVVSTFSEKRREKQWKFERGVLRQLSLKQLREDIHEHFRPILPFYFLSHPFLLDPCMDMAIDAYLLGAQYGKFGYRGETISEVRARCEEDLTDISFSLFNLLQGWLLQSDFMLESVKISSDVFVDRWWERGFQEAEKRHRLRLH, encoded by the coding sequence ATGACGGTTGTATCAACATTTTCAGAAAAAAGACGTGAAAAGCAGTGGAAATTTGAACGAGGTGTTTTACGTCAGTTGTCGTTAAAGCAATTAAGAGAAGACATCCATGAGCATTTCCGGCCCATCCTCCCTTTTTATTTTCTGTCCCATCCATTCTTGCTTGATCCTTGTATGGATATGGCAATTGATGCGTATTTATTGGGAGCTCAATATGGGAAGTTTGGCTACCGAGGAGAAACGATAAGTGAAGTCCGTGCAAGATGTGAGGAGGATTTGACTGATATTTCATTTTCCCTGTTCAATTTGCTGCAAGGATGGTTGTTGCAGTCTGATTTTATGCTGGAATCCGTGAAAATCTCATCAGATGTGTTTGTTGACCGTTGGTGGGAAAGAGGGTTTCAAGAGGCGGAAAAGCGTCATCGACTTCGACTACACTAA
- the truA gene encoding tRNA pseudouridine(38-40) synthase TruA — MKRIACEVSYDGTYFSGYQVQPNQRTVQSELEAALKRVHKGQATPVTGSGRTDAKVHARGQVIHFDSPFDIPEKQWPKALNACLPDDIRIISARSVAPDFHARYHAVGKEYHYRVLRAEAVDVFRRNLVAHVPYSLDVNEMKKAAAHLLGTHDFSAFCAANTNVVDKVRTLYTIEIIEDGDELHFILHGNGFLYNMVRIIVGTLLEVGNQKRAASQVREVLRSKQRELAGKTAPGHGLYLWSVQYEKD, encoded by the coding sequence GTGAAACGAATAGCTTGCGAAGTGTCTTATGATGGAACGTACTTTTCTGGATATCAAGTACAACCCAATCAACGGACGGTTCAGTCTGAACTTGAGGCAGCCTTAAAAAGAGTGCATAAAGGGCAGGCTACCCCTGTGACTGGGTCAGGACGGACCGATGCGAAGGTTCATGCGAGAGGGCAAGTCATTCATTTTGATAGTCCTTTCGATATTCCTGAAAAGCAATGGCCGAAAGCTTTAAATGCTTGTTTGCCTGATGATATTCGGATTATCTCGGCACGTTCTGTTGCACCGGACTTTCATGCTCGCTATCATGCGGTAGGCAAGGAGTATCATTACCGTGTGTTACGAGCAGAAGCCGTGGACGTATTCAGGCGGAACTTAGTCGCGCATGTGCCGTACTCATTAGATGTAAATGAAATGAAAAAAGCAGCAGCACATCTTTTAGGTACACATGACTTTAGTGCGTTCTGTGCAGCGAATACAAATGTCGTTGATAAAGTAAGGACTCTATATACTATAGAAATTATAGAGGATGGGGATGAACTACATTTCATTCTGCATGGAAATGGGTTTCTTTATAACATGGTCCGAATCATCGTCGGTACGTTACTCGAGGTTGGAAATCAAAAAAGAGCAGCTAGTCAAGTGAGAGAAGTGTTAAGAAGTAAACAACGAGAACTAGCAGGGAAAACAGCGCCAGGTCACGGTTTATATTTATGGTCAGTGCAATATGAGAAAGACTAA
- a CDS encoding energy-coupling factor transporter transmembrane component T family protein, translating into MFQNVIIGQYVQADSFLHRLDPRSKLFSVFILLIIIFLANNWLASMLLVGLTISLMAISRVPILFLYRGLRPILWLVLFTLILHILLTKEGQVLWSAGPLSIHEGGLMTGLFIATRLLTLVMLTSLITLTTSPIDLTDGLESLLSPLKKLGLPAHELALMMSIALRFIPTFMQETEKILKAQMARGVDFTTGPITKRVKALLPLLVPLFISAFKRAEDLALAMEARGYRGGEGRTKLRVLTWRTLDTSIVIATVFIGFFIIWLRNG; encoded by the coding sequence ATGTTTCAAAACGTTATTATTGGTCAATATGTACAAGCCGATTCGTTTTTGCACAGACTAGACCCAAGATCAAAGCTATTTAGTGTCTTTATTTTGCTCATTATTATTTTTTTAGCAAACAACTGGCTTGCTAGCATGTTATTAGTTGGCCTGACGATCTCACTCATGGCCATTTCTAGAGTGCCGATTCTTTTCTTATACCGAGGGTTACGACCTATCTTATGGCTTGTTCTGTTCACTTTGATTTTGCATATCCTTTTAACGAAAGAAGGGCAAGTATTATGGTCAGCGGGTCCTCTATCCATTCATGAAGGTGGACTAATGACGGGTCTTTTTATTGCGACTAGATTATTAACCCTTGTTATGCTAACGTCATTGATCACTTTAACGACGAGTCCTATTGATTTAACGGATGGTCTAGAGTCATTACTATCCCCGTTAAAAAAATTGGGTTTGCCAGCGCATGAGTTAGCTTTGATGATGTCGATTGCCCTACGTTTTATCCCAACATTTATGCAAGAAACGGAAAAGATTTTGAAAGCTCAAATGGCTAGAGGTGTTGATTTTACTACTGGTCCTATCACAAAGCGTGTAAAAGCCTTGCTTCCCTTATTAGTTCCACTATTCATTAGTGCTTTTAAACGCGCTGAGGATTTGGCTTTAGCGATGGAGGCCCGTGGGTACCGTGGCGGTGAAGGAAGAACGAAACTGCGTGTATTGACATGGCGAACGTTAGATACAAGTATCGTGATTGCAACAGTCTTTATTGGTTTTTTCATCATATGGTTACGGAATGGATAG
- the rplQ gene encoding 50S ribosomal protein L17, producing the protein MAYAKLGRDSAGRKALFRDLATDLIINERIETTQAKAKELRSIVEKMITLGKRGDLHARRQAAAFIRREVANEETGEDAIQKLFSDIATRYEERQGGYTRILKIGPRRGDGAPMVIIELV; encoded by the coding sequence ATGGCATATGCAAAATTAGGTCGTGATAGCGCTGGTCGTAAGGCTCTTTTCCGTGACTTAGCAACTGACCTTATCATCAACGAACGTATTGAAACGACTCAAGCGAAAGCTAAGGAATTACGTTCAATCGTTGAAAAAATGATTACTTTAGGGAAGCGTGGAGATCTTCATGCTCGTCGTCAAGCTGCAGCGTTCATTCGTCGTGAAGTAGCTAACGAAGAGACAGGCGAAGATGCAATCCAAAAGCTATTCTCTGATATTGCAACTCGTTACGAGGAGCGTCAAGGCGGTTATACTCGTATTCTTAAAATTGGGCCTCGTCGTGGTGACGGTGCACCAATGGTTATTATTGAACTTGTATAA
- a CDS encoding energy-coupling factor ABC transporter ATP-binding protein, translating into MDIIFKSVEHRYMVGTPFEKTALHPINLHIPSGSFTAIIGHTGSGKSTLIQHINGLLRPSAGEVLIGTHIIHAEKKKQSLKELRRHVGLVFQYPEHQLFEETVVKDICFGPMNFGLSEEAAIKRAKEILPLVGLDETILEASPFQLSGGQMRRVAIAGVLAIKPSVLILDEPTAGLDPEGRQQMLELFSQYHQEYGTTTILVTHHMEDAAKYADQLVVMNQGAIDMVGDRDEIFKEANRLKQIGLDLPETIKLLEMIKVKFDLQTVPRLFEIDAVGDYIDQLLQERGEH; encoded by the coding sequence ATGGACATTATATTCAAATCGGTAGAACATCGTTATATGGTAGGAACCCCTTTTGAAAAAACAGCTCTTCATCCAATTAACTTACATATACCTTCTGGTTCGTTCACGGCGATCATAGGTCATACTGGTTCAGGTAAATCAACATTGATTCAACATATCAATGGGTTGCTACGCCCAAGTGCGGGGGAGGTATTGATCGGAACTCACATCATACATGCAGAAAAGAAAAAACAATCGTTAAAAGAACTCAGACGGCATGTAGGTCTAGTGTTTCAATACCCTGAGCATCAGTTATTTGAAGAGACTGTTGTGAAGGATATATGTTTTGGCCCAATGAACTTCGGATTATCTGAAGAGGCAGCTATTAAAAGAGCCAAAGAAATTCTTCCATTAGTAGGTTTAGATGAAACGATCCTAGAAGCATCTCCTTTTCAATTGAGTGGAGGACAAATGCGTCGTGTCGCTATTGCTGGTGTTTTAGCCATTAAGCCTTCTGTTTTAATATTAGATGAGCCTACTGCGGGGTTAGACCCAGAAGGACGACAACAGATGCTTGAGCTTTTCAGTCAATATCACCAAGAATATGGGACGACAACGATCCTTGTGACACATCACATGGAAGATGCGGCGAAGTATGCAGATCAGTTAGTAGTGATGAATCAAGGGGCTATTGACATGGTCGGTGATAGAGATGAGATTTTTAAAGAAGCAAATCGCTTGAAGCAGATCGGCCTTGATTTACCTGAAACGATAAAGCTACTCGAAATGATTAAGGTAAAATTTGACCTTCAGACGGTACCTCGTCTATTTGAGATAGATGCAGTTGGTGATTACATTGATCAGCTCCTTCAAGAGAGAGGAGAACACTAG
- a CDS encoding DNA-directed RNA polymerase subunit alpha translates to MIEIEKPNIEAVEVSEDAKYGKFVVEPLERGYGTTLGNSLRRILLSSLPGAAVTTVQIDTVLHEFSTIEGVVEDVTTIILNLKQLALKIYSDEEKTLEIDVQGEGVVTAGDLTHDSDIEVLNPDLHIATLAKGAHFHMRLTAKRGRGYDLAVGNKNDDQPIGVLPIDSIYTPVSRVNYQVENTRVGQVTNYDKLTLDVWTDGSIRPEEAVSLGAKILTEHLNIFVGLTDQAQNAEIMVEKEEDQKEKVLEMTIEELDLSVRSYNCLKRAGINTVQELTHKTEEDMMKVRNLGRKSLEEVQEKLGELGLGLRKED, encoded by the coding sequence ATGATTGAAATCGAAAAGCCAAATATTGAAGCGGTTGAAGTTAGTGAAGACGCAAAGTACGGTAAATTTGTCGTTGAACCACTAGAGCGTGGGTATGGAACGACTCTTGGTAACTCCTTACGTCGTATTCTTCTTTCTTCTCTTCCAGGTGCAGCTGTAACTACAGTTCAAATTGATACTGTTTTACATGAATTCTCAACAATTGAAGGTGTTGTGGAAGATGTAACGACAATCATTCTGAACTTAAAGCAACTTGCGCTTAAGATCTATTCAGATGAAGAGAAGACACTTGAGATAGATGTTCAAGGTGAAGGTGTAGTAACTGCTGGGGATTTAACTCATGATAGTGATATCGAAGTTTTAAATCCTGATCTGCATATTGCAACTTTAGCCAAGGGTGCGCACTTCCATATGCGTCTTACAGCGAAGCGTGGCCGTGGTTACGATTTAGCTGTAGGCAATAAGAATGACGATCAACCGATTGGTGTTCTTCCTATTGATTCTATTTACACACCGGTATCGCGAGTCAACTATCAAGTTGAAAACACTCGTGTCGGTCAAGTAACCAACTATGACAAACTAACTCTTGATGTGTGGACTGACGGAAGCATACGCCCAGAAGAGGCTGTGTCACTTGGCGCAAAAATCTTAACTGAGCATCTAAACATCTTTGTAGGCTTAACGGATCAAGCGCAAAATGCTGAAATCATGGTCGAAAAAGAAGAAGATCAAAAAGAAAAAGTTCTCGAGATGACGATTGAGGAACTTGACCTTTCTGTTCGTTCTTACAACTGTCTGAAGCGTGCTGGTATCAATACGGTACAAGAATTAACGCATAAGACAGAAGAAGACATGATGAAAGTACGTAACCTCGGACGCAAGTCTTTAGAGGAAGTACAAGAGAAACTTGGTGAACTTGGATTAGGCCTTCGTAAAGAAGACTAA
- the pdaB gene encoding polysaccharide deacetylase family sporulation protein PdaB, whose protein sequence is MKFIWVFHAKRIKQLSLIVIAALFAAGFLYIEKGQIPVFSTSEGPEAFYRAETDDNRIALTFNISWGEKQVTPILNVLSQKKVDQATFFLSASWAERYPDLVKQIKEEGHLIGSHGYQYKSYTSWEDEKVRKDLIRSQQILTELTGDKPSLLRPPNGAFDKRILALADKQNYSIVHWSVDSLDYQNPGVDVIVNNVMEKTSSGDILLFHASDSVKQTDKALPIIIDQLHSKGFSFISVEELMASTETSSEEIK, encoded by the coding sequence GTGAAGTTTATTTGGGTCTTTCATGCCAAACGAATCAAGCAATTATCATTAATCGTTATCGCAGCACTATTCGCTGCAGGTTTTCTTTATATTGAAAAGGGACAAATCCCTGTATTTTCAACATCAGAAGGACCTGAGGCATTTTACCGTGCAGAAACAGATGACAATCGCATTGCCTTAACCTTTAATATTAGTTGGGGAGAAAAACAAGTAACGCCAATCTTAAATGTACTTTCTCAAAAAAAAGTTGATCAAGCTACCTTTTTCCTTTCTGCTTCTTGGGCAGAAAGATATCCAGATCTCGTGAAGCAAATTAAAGAAGAAGGTCATCTAATCGGTAGTCATGGGTATCAATATAAAAGTTATACTAGTTGGGAAGATGAGAAAGTTAGAAAAGACCTTATTCGTAGCCAACAAATCTTAACGGAGTTAACCGGAGACAAACCCTCTCTTTTAAGACCGCCAAACGGTGCATTTGACAAACGCATATTAGCTTTAGCAGATAAACAAAACTATAGCATCGTTCATTGGAGTGTCGATTCGCTCGATTATCAAAACCCTGGCGTCGATGTCATCGTTAATAACGTCATGGAAAAGACCTCGTCTGGTGATATCTTGTTATTTCATGCATCAGATTCCGTGAAACAAACCGACAAGGCCCTTCCAATTATTATTGACCAACTTCATTCAAAGGGATTTTCATTTATCTCAGTAGAAGAATTAATGGCTAGTACTGAAACATCTAGCGAAGAAATTAAATAA
- the cwlD gene encoding N-acetylmuramoyl-L-alanine amidase CwlD, with amino-acid sequence MWKWIKGVTFALSVVSVLLIIQYQFVSKDSATWHLPLSGKIIIIDPGHGGIDGGAVSKDGLLEKEVTLQISEQLRDYLQEAGALVLMTREEDRDLATEGTKKIRHRKIEDLKRRVEIVNESEADMFVSIHLNAIPSPKWSGAQTFYNRAIPENEGLAKFIQSEIKTNLENTERTAKPINNVFLLKNAEIPGVLVEAGFLSHPTEASMLQTHAYQQKVAASIYQGIMRYYTNEEEPVS; translated from the coding sequence ATGTGGAAATGGATAAAAGGAGTTACATTCGCATTAAGTGTGGTTAGTGTGTTATTAATCATTCAATATCAATTCGTTAGTAAAGATTCTGCCACATGGCATCTGCCATTGTCAGGTAAAATTATTATTATCGATCCGGGTCATGGGGGCATCGATGGTGGAGCTGTATCCAAGGATGGGTTGCTTGAAAAAGAAGTGACATTACAGATTAGTGAGCAACTGCGTGACTATCTTCAGGAAGCAGGGGCATTAGTGTTAATGACGAGAGAAGAAGATCGTGATTTAGCAACGGAAGGAACGAAGAAAATTCGTCATCGTAAAATAGAAGATCTTAAACGACGAGTGGAGATTGTTAATGAGTCCGAAGCAGATATGTTTGTGTCTATTCACCTTAATGCCATTCCTTCTCCAAAATGGAGTGGTGCACAAACGTTCTATAATCGAGCAATCCCTGAAAATGAAGGGCTAGCTAAATTTATTCAGAGTGAAATCAAAACAAATTTGGAGAATACGGAACGAACAGCCAAACCGATTAATAATGTCTTTCTATTAAAAAATGCTGAAATACCGGGGGTTCTTGTTGAAGCCGGCTTTTTATCGCATCCTACAGAAGCATCCATGTTGCAAACACATGCCTATCAGCAGAAGGTGGCAGCCTCTATCTACCAAGGAATTATGAGATATTATACAAATGAGGAAGAGCCAGTTTCGTAA
- a CDS encoding Mrp/NBP35 family ATP-binding protein yields the protein MVTETTIIEALKRVKDRDLNKSIVETGGVREIKVKDGNVSVKIALAKIGTAEQMEVQQEVVNVLKGEGAASVGLRFEELTEQEVERVGGVSAPAFSGPAILAPNSPTTFIAVTSGKGGVGKSTVSVNVATTLARLGKRVGIIDADIYGFSVPDMMGIEERPKVIADRIYPVERFGVKVISMGFFVEDNAPVIWRGPMLGKMLNQFFADIEWGELDYLVLDLPPGTGDVALDLHTMLPHSKEILVTTPHATAAFVAARAGTMAIKTHHEILGVVENMAYFESKLTGEKEYVFGRGGGDRLAEELKTEILGQIPLGQPEIDEKDFAPSIYAADHPIGQIYKKIAERIIAKVE from the coding sequence TTGGTAACAGAAACAACAATTATCGAAGCCTTAAAACGAGTAAAAGATCGTGACCTAAATAAAAGCATCGTAGAAACAGGCGGTGTAAGAGAGATAAAAGTGAAAGATGGTAATGTGAGCGTAAAGATTGCTCTTGCCAAAATAGGAACAGCTGAACAAATGGAGGTTCAACAAGAGGTTGTAAATGTATTAAAGGGTGAAGGAGCCGCATCTGTTGGTTTACGTTTTGAAGAGTTAACAGAGCAAGAGGTAGAGAGGGTAGGTGGGGTAAGTGCTCCTGCATTTTCTGGACCAGCGATTTTAGCGCCTAATAGTCCAACGACGTTTATTGCTGTCACAAGTGGTAAAGGTGGGGTTGGAAAGTCTACCGTTTCCGTCAACGTGGCGACAACACTGGCTCGCTTAGGAAAACGTGTTGGAATTATTGATGCAGATATCTACGGTTTTAGTGTTCCGGATATGATGGGAATTGAAGAGCGACCAAAGGTCATTGCCGATCGCATCTACCCTGTTGAGCGCTTTGGTGTGAAAGTCATTTCAATGGGGTTCTTTGTTGAAGATAATGCACCTGTTATCTGGAGGGGACCGATGTTAGGAAAAATGCTCAACCAATTCTTTGCTGATATTGAATGGGGAGAGCTTGATTACTTAGTTCTTGATCTACCACCAGGTACAGGAGATGTTGCACTTGACTTACATACGATGCTACCGCATTCAAAAGAAATTTTAGTAACAACACCACATGCTACGGCTGCCTTTGTTGCCGCACGTGCAGGAACCATGGCGATTAAAACGCATCATGAAATTTTAGGTGTAGTAGAGAACATGGCTTATTTTGAAAGCAAGTTAACAGGCGAGAAGGAATATGTATTTGGTCGTGGTGGTGGAGATCGTTTGGCAGAAGAGTTAAAAACAGAAATCCTTGGTCAAATTCCACTCGGTCAACCAGAAATTGATGAAAAAGATTTTGCCCCATCGATTTATGCTGCAGATCATCCAATTGGTCAAATCTACAAAAAGATTGCCGAAAGAATTATTGCAAAAGTGGAATAA
- the rpsI gene encoding 30S ribosomal protein S9, producing the protein MAQVQYYGTGRRKHSVARVRLVPGDGQMIINGRELDEYFGLDTLKLIAKQPFVEIGVEGQYDVHVNVDGGGYTGQAGAIRHGVARALLKVDPENRASLKSAGFLTRDARMKERKKYGLKAARRAPQFSKR; encoded by the coding sequence TTGGCACAAGTACAATACTACGGTACAGGTCGTCGTAAGCACTCTGTTGCGCGCGTACGTCTAGTACCAGGCGATGGTCAAATGATCATCAACGGTCGCGAATTAGACGAATATTTCGGTCTTGACACTTTAAAGCTTATCGCTAAACAACCATTTGTAGAAATCGGCGTTGAAGGTCAATATGACGTTCATGTAAACGTTGATGGTGGTGGTTACACAGGACAAGCAGGTGCAATTCGTCATGGTGTAGCACGTGCACTACTTAAGGTAGATCCTGAAAACCGCGCTTCATTAAAGAGTGCTGGATTCTTAACACGTGATGCTCGTATGAAAGAACGTAAGAAATACGGTCTTAAAGCAGCACGTCGTGCACCTCAGTTCTCAAAACGTTAA
- a CDS encoding KinB-signaling pathway activation protein: MPVNSRKVVFLFFSTLLIGSISGAIVGFFLELDVYIGGGFVNMLMGLLWLFGISAAFSLVSQMGFFAYLTLHRFGLGLFKTTKLWNRIQMVVIGFVVFDLIYLRYIAFATEGETILHYSVMPILLLIYGIIIAYFKAKGTNQGAFIPALFFIVVVTTIEWVPALTVNDPKWLWMYFAPLIAANTWQLLILHRLTNQPNKEARA, from the coding sequence ATGCCAGTGAATAGTCGAAAAGTAGTTTTTTTATTTTTTTCAACCTTATTAATAGGTAGTATCAGTGGAGCCATTGTTGGCTTTTTTCTTGAGTTAGATGTATACATCGGTGGTGGTTTTGTTAACATGCTAATGGGTCTTCTTTGGTTATTTGGAATAAGCGCCGCGTTTAGTCTAGTTAGTCAAATGGGATTTTTTGCGTATTTGACACTCCATCGTTTTGGACTTGGATTATTTAAAACAACAAAGCTTTGGAATAGGATTCAAATGGTGGTTATTGGTTTTGTGGTGTTTGACCTTATTTACTTGCGCTATATTGCGTTTGCTACAGAGGGAGAAACAATCTTACATTACTCGGTTATGCCGATTCTCCTTTTAATATACGGAATAATCATTGCTTATTTCAAAGCAAAAGGTACTAACCAGGGCGCGTTTATACCTGCACTATTTTTTATCGTTGTTGTTACAACGATCGAATGGGTGCCTGCGTTAACCGTCAATGACCCTAAATGGTTATGGATGTACTTTGCTCCGTTAATCGCAGCAAATACTTGGCAGTTACTGATTTTACATCGTCTGACTAATCAACCAAACAAGGAAGCTCGAGCATAA
- a CDS encoding energy-coupling factor transporter ATPase — protein sequence MERFIELDNVSFQYDEIEDLVLKQITLSIYRKEWVSVLGRNGSGKSTFGRLLNGLLIPNQGEVSVDGFMTANEEDLWQIRKRIGMVFQNPEHQFVATTVRDDLAFGLENLGVGRDEMVGRIETYSQLIGINHLLDAEPHRLSGGQKQRVAIAGILALEPDLIIFDEATSMLDPSGREDVMMTMQMLHERGVAILTITHDMEEAVMAERVLIFENGEIKADGPPKEVFQSSSQLEKVGLHVPFSLQLQQELKGKGYQFAGIPLTDEELVDELWTLYSNR from the coding sequence ATGGAACGATTTATTGAATTGGATAACGTTTCTTTTCAGTACGATGAAATTGAAGACCTTGTATTAAAACAAATAACGTTATCAATTTACCGTAAAGAATGGGTTTCTGTTTTAGGAAGAAATGGTTCAGGTAAGTCCACGTTTGGTCGATTACTCAATGGTTTGCTCATACCAAACCAAGGAGAAGTAAGTGTCGATGGGTTTATGACAGCAAATGAAGAAGATCTATGGCAAATTCGTAAGCGTATTGGGATGGTTTTTCAAAATCCTGAACACCAATTCGTAGCGACTACTGTACGTGATGATCTTGCTTTTGGACTTGAAAATTTAGGAGTGGGACGAGATGAAATGGTGGGTAGAATTGAAACATATTCCCAACTCATCGGCATCAACCACCTTCTAGACGCCGAGCCACATCGATTATCAGGAGGGCAGAAGCAAAGGGTAGCCATTGCTGGTATCTTAGCTTTAGAGCCTGACCTTATTATCTTCGACGAAGCCACATCGATGCTCGACCCTTCAGGTAGAGAAGATGTGATGATGACGATGCAGATGCTTCACGAACGTGGTGTAGCGATTCTCACGATTACACATGACATGGAGGAGGCTGTCATGGCCGAACGTGTGCTTATCTTTGAAAACGGTGAAATAAAAGCAGATGGCCCCCCTAAAGAAGTTTTTCAATCTAGTTCACAACTAGAGAAGGTTGGACTACATGTTCCATTCTCTTTGCAATTGCAGCAGGAACTAAAAGGTAAAGGGTATCAATTTGCTGGTATCCCTTTAACAGACGAGGAGTTGGTGGACGAGCTATGGACATTATATTCAAATCGGTAG